A window of the Equus asinus isolate D_3611 breed Donkey chromosome 20, EquAss-T2T_v2, whole genome shotgun sequence genome harbors these coding sequences:
- the OR10S1 gene encoding olfactory receptor 10S1: MTMETEDPNQTVVSHFFLGGLMYTAEHPSLFFLLFILIYSITLTGNLLILITVGSDTHLCSPMYHFLGHLSFLDACLSTVTVPKVMAGLLTLDGKVISFEGCAVQLYCFHFLASTECFLYTVMAYDRYLAICQPLHYPVVMNRHMYSGLAGITWAIGAVHSAVHTSLTFCLHYCGPHHIAYFFCDIPPVLKLACADTTVNELVMLANIGIVAAGCLILIVTSYVFIMAAVLRIRTTKGRQRAFSTCTSHLTVVLLYYMPPVCIYLQPRSSGAGAGAPAVFYTIVAPMLNPFIYTLWNKEVKRALQRLLCKGSQETPEGSPPP; encoded by the coding sequence ATGACCATGGAGACAGAAGACCCCAACCAGACTGTGGTGAGCCACTTCTTCCTGGGGGGTCTGATGTACACAGCTGAACATCCtagcctcttctttctcctcttcatcctcATCTATAGTATCACCTTGACCGGAAATCTCCTCATTCTCATAACTGTGGGCTCTGACACCCACCTCTGCTCCCCTATGTACCACTTCCTGGGGCACCTCTCATTCCTGGATGCATGCTTGTCTACAGTGACAGTGCCCAAGGTCATGGCAGGCCTCCTGACTCTGGATGGGAAGGTGATTTCCTTTGAGGGCTGTGCTGTACAACTTTACTGCTTCCACTTCCTGGCCAGCACTGAGTGCTTCCTGTACActgtcatggcctatgaccgctaccTGGCTATCTGTCAACCCCTACACTACCCAGTTGTCATGAACAGGCACATGTACTCAGGGCTGGCTGGGATCACTTGGGCCATAGGTGCTGTGCACTCTGCAGTCCATACCTCCCTCACCTTCTGCCTGCACTACTGTGGGCCTCACCACATTGCCTACTTCTTCTGTGACATCCCCCCTGTGCTGAAGCTGGCCTGTGCAGACACTACAGTTAATGAGCTTGTCATGCTTGCCAACATTGGCATTGTGGCTGCAGGTTGCCTAATTCTCATTGTTACATCCTATGTCTTCATCATGGCGGCAGTGTTGCGGATCCGCACAACCAAGGGCCGGCAGCGTGCCTTCTCCACTTGTACCTCCCACCTCACAGTGGTGCTCCTGTACTATATGCCACCTGTCTGTATCTACCTGCAACCTCGCTCcagtggggcaggagctggggcccCTGCTGTCTTCTACACAATAGTCGCTCCCATGCTCAACCCTTTCATTTACACTCTGTGGAACAAGGAAGTGAAGCGGGCTCTACAAAGACTTCTGTGCAAAGGCTCCCAAGAGACTCCAGAAGGTAGTCCACCCCCCTAA